The nucleotide sequence CAAGTGCCCGCATAAGCCCTAACTGGGCCATAAACCGTTGATTGCCCGCTCCGCTACGCGCTATACACCCTAATCCCATGGTTAAACATGATCCACGACCTCAGAAGATCTGATGTTGCAGTACTGGCTTTGCTTGCGTATAGTTACGATGCACAATATGTACTATGTACTATGTAATACGAACCGTAACTATACACAACTTTAGGAGACACATCATGGCCAGAGGTATCACACAAGAACAGGTTTTTGCGGCCGCTCAGGCACTGTCTAGCCGAGGCGAATCCGTCACTATTGCCAATGTTCGCCGTGAGTTGGGCGATACTGGTAGTTTCTCTACCATTCACGAGTCGTTGCGCACTTGGCGCGAGGAGCATCGCCCCGAGCAACCGCCCGCAATCTCCGAGGCCCTGGATGCTGTGGGTGGGGCAATGCGCAAAGTCTGGTCGGCAGCTTGGGGGGCGGCCCAGTCGGCACTGAGCAGCGAGCGGGAGAGTCTAGAAGCAGCGCGCGTCCAAATGGCGACGGAGCGCACCGAACTGTTGGCGGAGATCGGACGTCTGGAGGCCGAGCTGGAGACCTGCACCGAGGCAACCAAGACCAAAACCAAAGAAACATCACCTGCTGAATCAACCCCTTCCCCCGCTACGCCTTCCGCAGCGGCAGGATGAGCGCACCAGAAAGTCCACACAAATAGAAAACTGTTAGAGCGGGATATAGGAGCAGATTGACCATTATCCACTCAGAAAAGTTGCCGCTATTCGTTTGAATCATCACAACTTTCGATACGAAAGCGGTTTCCCGTAGCTTGCAAGCGTTCTGTAATAAAACTGTAACTTACCTATGTTGTACTGATCGTCACTTCCTCAACCTCATGCCCCATCGATTTCAAGGTGGGGCATGGGGTGTGGATCGACGGCTTTTAAGAGGTTCCAAATGGCAGTCCTAGACGACATTTTGAAAAGCGACACAGTTATTAACTTGGCTATCGGGATTGGGGCGATGGTCGTAGTCCCTATGGTGCTTCCCGTCCTTGTCGGTCTTGCCAGGCCGACGACCAAAGCCGCCATCAAGGTGGGGATCGTCACCTACGAAAAGGGGATGGAAGCGATGGCTGAGATCGGTGAGATCATCGAAGACCTAGTAGCTGAGGCGAAGGCAGAACTGAGCCCTACAGCCTTGGCAAACACAGCAGTCAACCATCCCCCGGTACCGTGAAATGACCCCGCTCGCACTTGTCACCCATAGCTCACCAGGGCGGCTACGCCTCAAAGTTCCCAGTGTGCGGGGCGAGGAAGAATGGTTTCTAGCGGCACAAACACAACTTGCGACCTGTGCCGAGGTTCGAGAGGTGGAGGTCAATTCCCACACGGCAAGTATCCTCGTACACCACAACGGTAATGCGGATGTAGTATTCAATTGGGCTCAGACACAAGGCCTATTTGAGATGGAGGATCCGTCTAAGGGGCCACCAGCATCCGTCGCCGCCACGGTACGTCAGGGTCTCAACCGTTTCGATAACATGTTGGCCGCAGTGAGCAACGGCGCATTACTAACCTGCGCGTTGGTTAGGGGACTCCAGCTAAATAGCATATTGGACGGATTCTTCTTTAAAAAGTTCTCTGA is from Gammaproteobacteria bacterium and encodes:
- a CDS encoding hypothetical protein (Evidence 5 : Unknown function); protein product: MTPLALVTHSSPGRLRLKVPSVRGEEEWFLAAQTQLATCAEVREVEVNSHTASILVHHNGNADVVFNWAQTQGLFEMEDPSKGPPASVAATVRQGLNRFDNMLAAVSNGALLTCALVRGLQLNSILDGFFFKKFSDFLWRFF
- a CDS encoding hypothetical protein (Evidence 5 : Unknown function), with the protein product MARGITQEQVFAAAQALSSRGESVTIANVRRELGDTGSFSTIHESLRTWREEHRPEQPPAISEALDAVGGAMRKVWSAAWGAAQSALSSERESLEAARVQMATERTELLAEIGRLEAELETCTEATKTKTKETSPAESTPSPATPSAAAG
- a CDS encoding hypothetical protein (Evidence 5 : Unknown function), with amino-acid sequence MAVLDDILKSDTVINLAIGIGAMVVVPMVLPVLVGLARPTTKAAIKVGIVTYEKGMEAMAEIGEIIEDLVAEAKAELSPTALANTAVNHPPVP